From Eleftheria terrae, the proteins below share one genomic window:
- the pyk gene encoding pyruvate kinase: protein MSRATKIVATLGPASSTPEVLERMIIAGVDVVRLNFSHGKAQDHIDRASMVREAAARAGKQVAIMADLQGPKIRVGKFDGGRTWLENGQPFILDAGLTELGSNERVGLDYKALPRDVKPGDVLLLNDGLIVLTVDRVQGEEIHTFVKIGGELSNNKGINKQGGGLTAPALTAKDMEDIKTAMSFQCEYLAVSFPKNATDMEMARQLANVAGEPWRHKPHLIAKIERSEAIPVLEQILKASDGIMVARGDLAVEVGNAAVPALQKRMIKMAREMDKVVITATQMMESMIVNPVPTRAEVSDVANAVLDGTDAVMLSAETAAGKYPIETIEHMAAIALEAERAEELTLDADFKNKHFGRIDQSIAMGALFTAHHLGCKAIVALTESGSTALWMSRHKIHVPIFGLTSQPLSQRKMTLYRNVRPILMPTYTDRDTALAKAEQLLVEAGMLKPGDTYAITCGEPMGYPGGTNMLKVCRVGG from the coding sequence ATGTCGCGCGCCACCAAGATCGTTGCCACCCTCGGCCCCGCCTCGTCCACGCCTGAAGTCCTGGAGCGCATGATCATCGCCGGCGTCGATGTCGTGCGGCTGAACTTCTCGCACGGCAAGGCGCAGGACCACATCGACCGCGCCAGCATGGTGCGCGAGGCGGCCGCCCGCGCCGGCAAGCAGGTCGCGATCATGGCCGACCTGCAAGGCCCGAAGATCCGGGTCGGCAAGTTCGACGGCGGTCGCACCTGGCTGGAGAACGGCCAGCCCTTCATCCTCGACGCCGGCCTCACCGAACTGGGCAGCAACGAGCGTGTCGGCCTCGACTACAAGGCACTGCCGCGCGACGTGAAGCCCGGCGACGTGCTGCTGCTCAACGACGGCTTGATCGTGCTGACGGTGGACCGGGTGCAGGGCGAGGAGATCCACACCTTCGTGAAGATCGGCGGCGAGCTGTCCAACAACAAGGGCATCAACAAGCAGGGCGGCGGCCTGACCGCGCCGGCCCTGACCGCCAAGGACATGGAAGACATCAAGACCGCGATGAGCTTCCAGTGCGAGTACCTGGCAGTGTCCTTCCCGAAGAACGCCACCGACATGGAAATGGCGCGCCAGCTGGCCAACGTGGCGGGCGAGCCGTGGCGCCACAAGCCGCACCTGATCGCCAAGATCGAGCGCAGCGAAGCCATCCCGGTGCTGGAGCAGATCCTGAAGGCCAGCGACGGCATCATGGTGGCGCGCGGCGACCTGGCGGTGGAAGTGGGCAATGCGGCGGTGCCGGCGCTGCAGAAGCGCATGATCAAGATGGCCCGCGAGATGGACAAGGTGGTGATCACCGCGACCCAGATGATGGAGTCGATGATCGTCAACCCGGTGCCGACCCGCGCCGAGGTGAGCGACGTGGCCAACGCCGTGCTGGACGGCACCGACGCGGTGATGCTGAGCGCGGAGACCGCCGCCGGCAAGTACCCGATCGAGACCATCGAGCACATGGCCGCCATCGCGCTGGAAGCCGAGCGTGCCGAAGAGCTGACGCTGGACGCGGACTTCAAGAACAAGCACTTCGGCCGCATCGACCAGTCGATCGCGATGGGTGCGCTGTTCACCGCCCACCACCTGGGCTGCAAGGCCATCGTGGCGCTGACGGAGTCGGGCTCCACCGCGCTGTGGATGAGCCGCCACAAGATCCACGTGCCGATCTTCGGCCTCACCTCGCAGCCGCTGTCGCAGCGCAAGATGACGCTGTACCGCAATGTGCGCCCCATCCTGATGCCGACCTACACCGACCGCGACACGGCGCTGGCCAAGGCCGAACAGCTGCTGGTGGAAGCCGGCATGCTGAAGCCGGGCGACACCTATGCCATCACTTGCGGCGAGCCGATGGGCTACCCCGGTGGCACCAACATGCTGAAGGTCTGCCGCGTCGGCGGCTGA
- a CDS encoding phosphoglycerate kinase: MNVLRFSDLISQGKVQGQRVFIRADLNVPQDDAGNITEDTRIRASIPAIRQALDAGAAVMVTSHLGRPTEGEFKPEDSLAPVAKRLGELLGREVPLVSNWVDGVQVQPGQVVLLENVRLNKGEKKNSEELARKLAALCDIFVHDAFGTAHRAEASTYGIAQFAKVACAGPLLAAEIDAITKALDNPKRPLVAIVAGSKVSTKLTILQALAKNVDQLVVGGGIANTFMLAAGLPVGKSLVEADLVDQAKAVIEAMKARGAEVPIPQDVVVAKEFKADAPATVKAATDVAADEMILDIGPKTAQLLADKLKSAGTIVWNGPVGVFEFDAFAHGTETIARAIADSPAFSIAGGGDTLAAIAKYGIEPQVGYISTGGGAFLEILEGKTLPAFEILQKRAAG, translated from the coding sequence ATGAACGTACTGCGCTTTTCCGATCTGATCAGCCAGGGCAAGGTCCAGGGCCAACGCGTCTTCATCCGCGCCGACCTGAACGTGCCCCAGGACGACGCCGGCAACATCACCGAGGACACCCGCATCCGCGCCTCCATCCCCGCCATCCGCCAGGCCCTGGACGCCGGCGCCGCGGTGATGGTCACCTCCCACCTGGGCCGCCCGACCGAGGGCGAATTCAAGCCCGAGGACTCGCTCGCCCCGGTGGCCAAGCGCCTGGGCGAGCTGCTCGGCCGCGAGGTGCCGCTGGTGTCCAACTGGGTCGACGGCGTGCAGGTGCAGCCGGGCCAGGTGGTGCTGCTGGAGAACGTGCGCCTGAACAAGGGCGAGAAGAAGAACAGCGAGGAACTGGCCCGCAAGCTGGCCGCGCTGTGCGACATCTTCGTGCACGATGCCTTCGGCACCGCCCACCGCGCCGAAGCGTCCACCTATGGCATCGCGCAATTTGCCAAGGTCGCCTGCGCCGGGCCGCTGCTGGCCGCCGAGATCGATGCCATCACCAAGGCACTCGACAATCCCAAGCGCCCCCTGGTGGCCATCGTCGCCGGCTCCAAGGTCTCGACCAAGCTCACCATCCTGCAGGCCCTCGCCAAGAACGTCGACCAGCTGGTGGTGGGCGGCGGCATCGCCAACACCTTCATGCTGGCCGCAGGCCTGCCGGTGGGCAAGTCGCTGGTGGAAGCCGACCTGGTGGACCAGGCCAAGGCGGTGATCGAGGCCATGAAGGCGCGCGGCGCCGAAGTGCCCATCCCGCAGGACGTGGTGGTGGCCAAGGAGTTCAAGGCCGACGCGCCGGCCACCGTCAAGGCCGCGACCGACGTCGCCGCCGACGAGATGATCCTCGACATCGGCCCGAAGACCGCCCAGCTGCTGGCCGACAAGCTGAAATCGGCCGGCACCATCGTCTGGAACGGCCCGGTCGGCGTGTTCGAGTTCGACGCCTTCGCCCACGGCACCGAGACCATCGCCCGCGCCATCGCCGACTCACCCGCCTTCTCGATCGCCGGCGGCGGCGACACGCTGGCGGCCATCGCCAAGTACGGCATCGAGCCGCAGGTCGGCTACATCTCGACCGGCGGTGGCGCCTTCCTGGAGATCCTGGAAGGCAAGACCCTGCCGGCCTTCGAGATCCTGCAGAAGCGCGCCGCCGGCTGA
- a CDS encoding AzlD domain-containing protein: MSTWETILTILGLTFITVLTRAFFLIPEQDLPLPGWVRRGLRYAPLAALGAVIAPEVLMTQGHLLATLQDARLPATLAAAGYYFWRRGILGTILVGMAVFLPLRIGLGW; encoded by the coding sequence ATGAGCACCTGGGAGACCATCCTCACCATCCTCGGGCTGACCTTCATCACGGTGCTCACCCGCGCCTTCTTCCTGATCCCCGAGCAGGACCTGCCGCTGCCCGGCTGGGTGCGCCGCGGCCTGCGCTATGCGCCGCTGGCGGCGCTGGGCGCGGTCATCGCGCCTGAGGTGCTGATGACCCAGGGCCACCTGCTCGCCACCTTGCAGGACGCCCGCCTGCCCGCCACGCTGGCGGCGGCCGGCTACTACTTCTGGCGCCGCGGCATCCTGGGCACCATCCTGGTCGGCATGGCGGTCTTCCTGCCGCTGCGCATCGGCCTCGGCTGGTAA